From the Thermoplasmata archaeon genome, one window contains:
- a CDS encoding kelch repeat-containing protein, protein TVQPSPRADGRMVYMPGIDRFILFGGNDYSGPNFAFHHLADTWSYAWGANAWTNLTRANGPSARDYAIMAADPISGRVLMTSGFGDGTPLNDLWSFNLTDESWIPLNAGGAPPSRFAGVGGFDSLANLLVVFGGATSTGLLGDTWYYNPHAVSPDATPLWLPIAIAAIILAAEGIAVAVFLRRNARRP, encoded by the coding sequence CACGGTCCAGCCCTCTCCGCGGGCGGATGGCAGGATGGTCTACATGCCCGGAATCGATCGCTTCATCCTGTTCGGAGGGAACGATTACAGTGGACCCAACTTTGCGTTCCACCACCTCGCCGACACTTGGTCCTATGCCTGGGGCGCGAACGCGTGGACCAACCTGACGCGAGCGAACGGTCCCAGCGCCCGTGACTACGCGATCATGGCGGCCGATCCGATCTCGGGCCGCGTGCTCATGACGTCGGGCTTCGGGGATGGAACGCCCCTGAACGACCTCTGGTCATTCAACCTCACGGACGAATCCTGGATCCCGCTTAACGCCGGTGGGGCACCTCCGAGTCGGTTTGCCGGAGTAGGGGGTTTCGATTCACTCGCGAACCTCCTCGTGGTGTTCGGAGGCGCGACGAGCACGGGCCTCCTTGGCGACACGTGGTACTACAACCCGCATGCGGTCTCGCCGGACGCTACCCCGCTTTGGCTCCCGATCGCCATCGCCGCCATCATTCTCGCGGCCGAGGGCATTGCGGTCGCGGTGTTCCTCCGCCGGAATGCGCGCCGGCCCTGA